From the Tenacibaculum dicentrarchi genome, the window TTCTTTTTTTCTTCGGATGAATTTAACTGTTTTTCAACTTTAGAAACTGCTTTTAAAAATCTATCAAAAGAAAAAGGTTTTACTAAATAATCTACAATAGTATCTAGCTCAAAACTTGATACAGCATAATCAGGATAAGCAGTTGTAATAATTATTTTTGGCGGATTTTTAATTGTTTTTATAAAATCTAATCCAGAAATATCGGGTAAATTAATATCTAAAAAAACAGTATTTACAGTATTATTTTTTAAAAACTCATTAGCCTTTATAGCAGTTTGAAAAGTAGCAATTAGTTCTAAATCAGGAATTTTACGAATATAACTTTTAATAATATATTGAGCAGGAAGTTCATCTTCAATAATAATACAATCCATATTTTTTTAGACTAAATTTAAGGTTAATGATACTGTAAAAATATCTGTAGCATCAATAGATAATTCATAGTTGTTTTTATACAATAAATTCAATCGCTTTTTTAAGTTTTCTAAGCCAATAGTATTGGTGTTTTTTATCTTTTTGATATCATAATTATTCGTGCAAATACAGGTTAATTTATTTTTATCTGCTTTAATAATTATTGATATAGTACTATTAATAGTACTATGTTTAAAAGCGTTTTCAATAATTGTAATTAACAATAGTGGTGCGATTTTATAATTTTTATTGTCTGTTGAAGTCTGATATTCTATTTCTTTGAGTCCTTCTGTTCTGATTTTATGAAAAACGATATAATTATCTAAAAACTGAATTTCTTTAGTTAAGCTTACTTTTTCTGAATTACTTTCATATAAAACATGCTTTAAATTGTCTGATAATTTTAAAATTAAATCGGGTGCTTTTTCGGGTTTTTCAATAGCATAAGCATAAATAGTATTTAGGTTATTGAATAGCACATGTGGATTGATTTGTGATTTTAAAAACTTCAATTCCATAGCTGTTTTTTCTTGTTGAATTCTTGCTACTTCTTCGGATTGATTTATATATCGAAATAACATCCATATAAATGAAAAAAACAATAAAGGTGTTAAAGTTTGCCATAAATAATCACTTAAACATTTCATAACTGAACACCCGCAACGTGCAAAAACATTACAATATAGTTGTGTTGCTAAAAATGAAATCAGCATAAAAATAAAGCTGTATAATACATACCATTTTTTCTTAACAAAAAAAGGTAACAGTACTTGATTATTTGTGTAAACAATAATAACAAGGATAAAAAAATAATATAAAAATGGGTTTTCAGTCCAATAATAACGTGTAAATACAAATAATGACACAAAAGTAAAAAGTAGCCAAAAAAGTACGTGAATTAATGCTTGAGCACTATCTTTTTTATTTAGTTTAATCATAGTTTTTGTAAGTAACTAAAATTTATTGATTCAACAAAATAATAAGTACTAAAGGCTATTTGTTAAGTATATAATACCGTTTTAGCTTTTTAATTGCAGTTTATACTTCTTTTTTTGATGTATATACTTTGTTTTTTTATCAAGGGTAAAAAAAAAATACATTTGAAGTAAATTAACACCAAAACTTTAATAATATGAAAACAATTTTAACATTATCGACTGTTTTTTTAATGGCATTATCTGTAAACGCACAAGAATTTAAATTTGTAGCAGAATCTATTGATTACGGAAAAATTACACAAGGTTCTGAAAAAAATCGTGTATTTGAGTTTACAAATATTGGAAATGTTCCTTTAATAATTCAACAAGTTGTTTCCACTTGTGGATGTGCCGTTCCAAAGAAACCTGAAAATCCAATAATGCCTGGTGAAAAAGGTAAAATAGCTGTTTCTTACGATACGAATAGAATAGGAGGTTTTTCTAAAATGTTTACCATTATTTCAAATGCTAAAACAACAAGTAAACGAATAAAAATTAAAGGGCATGTAACTGCTAAAAATACATTAGCCTCTAAATAAATTATAAACAAAAAATCCTAAGTGAAAACTCGGGATTTTTTGTCTAAAATGATAATAATTTACAATTCTTTAGCGTCTAATTTTGCAAAAACACTAATGACTGTTTGAATAGCCTCTAAAGTAAAATCTTTATTTATTTTATCATAGGTATCTGTAGCTTTATGATAATCTTTATGGTCAGGAACTCCAAAATATATAAACGGAATTTCCTTTTTATAAAATGCTGCGTGATCGCTTGAATTTGTC encodes:
- a CDS encoding DUF1573 domain-containing protein; this translates as MKTILTLSTVFLMALSVNAQEFKFVAESIDYGKITQGSEKNRVFEFTNIGNVPLIIQQVVSTCGCAVPKKPENPIMPGEKGKIAVSYDTNRIGGFSKMFTIISNAKTTSKRIKIKGHVTAKNTLASK
- a CDS encoding sensor histidine kinase, producing the protein MIKLNKKDSAQALIHVLFWLLFTFVSLFVFTRYYWTENPFLYYFFILVIIVYTNNQVLLPFFVKKKWYVLYSFIFMLISFLATQLYCNVFARCGCSVMKCLSDYLWQTLTPLLFFSFIWMLFRYINQSEEVARIQQEKTAMELKFLKSQINPHVLFNNLNTIYAYAIEKPEKAPDLILKLSDNLKHVLYESNSEKVSLTKEIQFLDNYIVFHKIRTEGLKEIEYQTSTDNKNYKIAPLLLITIIENAFKHSTINSTISIIIKADKNKLTCICTNNYDIKKIKNTNTIGLENLKKRLNLLYKNNYELSIDATDIFTVSLTLNLV
- a CDS encoding LytR/AlgR family response regulator transcription factor; this translates as MDCIIIEDELPAQYIIKSYIRKIPDLELIATFQTAIKANEFLKNNTVNTVFLDINLPDISGLDFIKTIKNPPKIIITTAYPDYAVSSFELDTIVDYLVKPFSFDRFLKAVSKVEKQLNSSEEKKKETLFLNVDKTIHKIYIDDILYLESDRNYVTFFTTDKKLTIIDSLRNWKDTLNDTQFIQIHKSYIINIKKMVKFTGTNLFIDSKNLPIGRTYKKTLLAHLKTNQ